Proteins encoded within one genomic window of Couchioplanes caeruleus:
- a CDS encoding sensor histidine kinase, translated as MRDLILIALYALGAGTLVGLIGELSLRLLRRRSIILHICVMLTVTVASVVAGIAAVAQAMFLSAHDLQVVLITVLASAAVSLAVGTTFGRRLAAASVWSVQARERERQMEASRRELVAWVSHDLRTPLAGLRAMAEALEDKVVNDQETVSEYHHRIRVETDRMSQLVDDLFELSRINAGALQLTLSRVSLADVVSDAMATTAPLAARRGVTVTAHAGDWPVIMAGEKEITRVVANLLVNSVRYTPPHGTVQIDAAVQAGEAWLAVADTCGGIPETDLTRVFDVAFRGERARTPQPQEDTFGGGLGLAIVRGLVEAHGGQVRVDNTSVGCRFEVRMPLAPAAGRDGTRRSPPIGPAEPTRTSIPSGSVLHQ; from the coding sequence ATGCGTGACCTCATCCTCATCGCGCTGTACGCGCTTGGGGCGGGCACGCTGGTCGGTCTCATCGGAGAGCTGTCGCTGCGACTGCTGCGACGTCGCTCGATCATCCTGCACATCTGCGTCATGCTCACGGTTACTGTGGCCTCGGTCGTCGCCGGAATCGCCGCTGTCGCACAGGCAATGTTCCTGTCGGCACACGACCTCCAGGTCGTGCTGATCACCGTTCTCGCGTCAGCGGCGGTCAGCCTCGCGGTCGGCACGACCTTCGGACGCCGGCTCGCCGCGGCCTCCGTCTGGTCGGTCCAGGCGCGCGAGCGAGAGCGACAGATGGAGGCAAGCCGCCGGGAGTTGGTCGCCTGGGTCTCGCACGACCTCCGAACGCCGCTCGCCGGGCTGCGCGCGATGGCGGAAGCCCTGGAAGACAAGGTCGTCAACGATCAGGAGACCGTCTCCGAATATCACCACCGCATCCGAGTCGAGACCGACCGGATGAGTCAGCTCGTCGACGATCTCTTCGAGCTGTCCCGCATCAATGCCGGCGCCCTGCAACTCACCCTGTCGAGGGTCTCCCTCGCCGATGTGGTGTCGGACGCCATGGCGACGACGGCTCCCCTCGCCGCGCGCCGCGGTGTCACCGTGACCGCTCACGCCGGGGACTGGCCGGTCATCATGGCCGGCGAGAAGGAGATCACCCGGGTGGTGGCAAACCTCCTAGTCAACAGCGTGCGATACACCCCGCCCCATGGCACGGTCCAGATCGACGCCGCCGTCCAGGCCGGCGAGGCCTGGCTCGCCGTCGCCGACACCTGCGGCGGCATACCGGAGACAGACCTGACCCGAGTATTCGACGTGGCCTTCCGCGGCGAACGAGCACGGACGCCCCAGCCTCAGGAGGACACCTTCGGCGGCGGGCTCGGTCTCGCGATCGTCCGTGGGCTGGTGGAGGCGCACGGCGGCCAGGTGCGGGTCGACAACACCTCGGTGGGCTGCCGATTCGAAGTCCGGATGCCGCTGGCGCCGGCTGCGGGAAGAGACGGCACTCGCCGGTCGCCACCCATCGGTCCTGCCGAGCCGACGCGGACATCAATCCCCAGCGGCTCGGTCCTTCATCAGTAG
- a CDS encoding cytochrome P450, with protein MTAIVESAEASILLDELTRVTGREDPYSRYRQLREISPLVRADDGALVVTRHADCVAVTRDPRLGHMPPHMLEFVSPNWENHPALRHLFTSILTINPPDHTRLRRLVSSSFTARRVQALQPRITEMVDDLLDRMTGDVDFVEAFAFPLPVNVIGELLGIPEPDRAQFQGLVRDWTLVLETMTSDVLKIADPAAATIREYLAGLTAERRRKPADDMISALVAAEEDGEKLSEDELLTMAALLFAAGFETTTNLLANSVVALLRNPDQLALLRDDPGLAPSAVEELLRYDTPVQLLARVAWDDIELAGVPVSGGERIVAYLGAGNRDPERFPDPDHLDLTRQDNAPLSFGGGIHYCLGAPLARLEAQIALPALVNRFPKLDFAGDPGRRDSLAIRGYTTLPVSVS; from the coding sequence ATGACGGCCATCGTGGAGAGTGCCGAGGCATCGATCCTTCTCGACGAGTTGACGCGGGTGACCGGGCGCGAAGATCCGTATTCTCGGTATCGTCAGCTTCGGGAGATTTCCCCGCTCGTGCGTGCCGACGACGGGGCGCTTGTGGTGACGCGGCACGCCGACTGTGTTGCCGTCACCCGGGATCCGCGGCTTGGTCACATGCCGCCGCACATGCTCGAGTTCGTCAGTCCCAACTGGGAAAATCATCCCGCTCTGCGGCACTTGTTCACGAGCATCCTGACCATCAACCCGCCGGACCACACGCGCCTGCGTCGGCTGGTCAGCTCCTCGTTCACCGCTCGGCGCGTGCAGGCGCTGCAACCGCGGATCACCGAGATGGTGGACGACCTGCTCGACCGGATGACGGGCGATGTCGACTTCGTCGAGGCCTTCGCCTTTCCCCTCCCGGTCAACGTCATCGGTGAACTGTTGGGGATTCCCGAGCCGGACCGCGCCCAGTTCCAGGGTCTCGTCCGGGACTGGACACTGGTTCTCGAAACCATGACCTCGGACGTACTGAAGATTGCCGATCCTGCTGCCGCCACCATCCGCGAGTATCTTGCCGGGTTGACCGCCGAGCGGCGCAGGAAGCCCGCCGACGACATGATCAGCGCGCTGGTCGCCGCCGAGGAGGACGGCGAGAAGCTCAGCGAGGACGAGCTCCTCACGATGGCGGCGCTGCTCTTCGCGGCCGGCTTCGAGACCACCACGAACCTGCTGGCCAACAGCGTCGTCGCGTTGCTGCGCAACCCCGATCAGCTCGCCTTGTTGCGCGACGACCCGGGTCTTGCGCCGAGCGCGGTCGAGGAGCTTCTTCGGTACGACACCCCGGTGCAACTTCTGGCGCGGGTCGCCTGGGACGACATCGAACTGGCGGGCGTACCCGTCTCCGGCGGCGAACGGATCGTGGCGTATCTCGGGGCAGGCAACCGCGACCCGGAACGTTTCCCGGACCCGGACCACCTCGACCTCACCCGCCAGGACAACGCGCCGCTGTCGTTCGGGGGCGGCATCCACTACTGCCTGGGGGCGCCGCTCGCCCGGCTCGAGGCGCAGATCGCACTGCCCGCCCTGGTCAACCGCTTCCCGAAGCTCGACTTCGCGGGCGATCCCGGCCGCCGCGACAGCCTGGCGATCCGGGGCTACACGACGCTCCCCGTCAGCGTCAGTTGA
- the def gene encoding peptide deformylase: MQTRAGTPRPITRYGNPVLHRRCAAVTVFDDDLQQLIADMFASMAAAEGVGLAANQIGVDAQVFVVDCPDETGTNVVAHVVNPVLHLPEGRGLEVDDEGCLSVPGVRAEVGRPATAHVTGLDMHGTPVRIDGTGLLARCLQHETDHLNGLLYVDRLPAKKRKKLLARSAEAPGVGVTA; this comes from the coding sequence GTGCAGACCCGTGCCGGAACCCCACGACCCATCACCCGCTACGGCAACCCCGTGCTTCACCGGCGCTGCGCGGCCGTGACCGTGTTCGACGACGACCTCCAGCAGTTGATCGCCGACATGTTCGCCAGCATGGCGGCCGCCGAGGGGGTCGGCCTGGCCGCCAACCAGATCGGCGTCGACGCCCAGGTGTTCGTCGTCGACTGCCCCGACGAGACGGGCACCAACGTCGTCGCCCACGTGGTCAACCCCGTTCTGCACCTGCCCGAGGGCCGGGGCCTGGAGGTCGACGACGAGGGCTGTCTCTCGGTACCGGGCGTCCGCGCGGAAGTGGGCCGCCCCGCCACCGCACACGTCACCGGCCTCGACATGCACGGCACCCCGGTCCGCATCGACGGCACCGGCTTGCTGGCGCGGTGCCTGCAGCACGAGACCGATCATCTGAACGGCCTGCTGTACGTGGACCGGCTCCCCGCCAAGAAGCGAAAGAAGCTCCTCGCCCGAAGCGCCGAGGCGCCCGGGGTCGGCGTCACCGCGTAG